A single region of the Brachypodium distachyon strain Bd21 chromosome 3, Brachypodium_distachyon_v3.0, whole genome shotgun sequence genome encodes:
- the LOC100825122 gene encoding BURP domain-containing protein 12 encodes MASPVLTTLFLLLLLSNAGGSSPAVNPFTAKAAFIRYWNRKVPNNRPHPAFFLSKLSPLPAADAASFPSSPAAIRARLPTLCSRAALLCPSSDTASMGSRRAPGPFKSYNGANFTNYGSGGGAGADGFTSYSPDVNIAADSFRRYSRGSTGRADTFASYEANGNVVTANFTSYAGGATGGSGSFAAYAEGTNVPDSKFTNYDAGANGRARGFTAYSQEANHGENSFAGYGKSGNRLRETFTSYGNDTNTLSSGFANYGESANGATDTFAGYGVEGNVPENTFRSYGAGGNAGVDSFKGYRDDSNVGDDSFASYAKGANGGAAEFRSYGGSANPGSVSFKGYGEGNNPNHHIGFKEYAGDNTTFKAYAKTGMDFKGYHNTSGNAAAEAMSAEAAAASGHHQHMKWSPEPGKFFREKELVAGNRMPMPDIRDKMPPRAFLPRDISRKIPFEPNAVSEVFGVPLDSAMGKAVASTVAECDRAPSQGETKRCATSAEDIVDFAVEMLGNDIVVHSTASPAGSGGDIRLGSVTGVDGGKVTRSVSCHQSLFPYLVYYCHSVPKVRVYAAEIMAVDSDQKINHGVAICHLDTSDWSPAHGAFVALGGKPGETEVCHWIFEGDMTWTVAD; translated from the coding sequence ATGGCTTCCCCCGTCCTCAccaccctcttcctcctgcttCTTCTCAGCAATGCCGGCGGCTCCTCTCCGGCGGTGAACCCGTTCACGGCGAAGGCGGCCTTCATCCGCTACTGGAACCGCAAGGTGCCCAACAACCGCCCCCACCcggccttcttcctctccaagctctcccctctccccgccgccgacgccgcctccttcccctcctcccccgccgccatccGCGCCCGCCTCCCCACGCTCTGCTCCAGGGCcgccctcctctgcccctCCTCTGATACCGCGTCCATGGGCTCTCGCAGGGCCCCCGGCCCCTTCAAGAGCTACAACGGCGCCAACTTCACCAACtacggctccggcggcggcgccggcgccgacgggttCACCAGCTACTCCCCCGACGTCAACATCGCGGCCGACTCGTTCCGCCGCTACAGCCGGGGCTCGACGGGCCGGGCCGACACGTTCGCCAGCTACGAGGCCAACGGCAACGTGGTGACCGCCAACTTCACCTCCTACGCGGGCGGCGCcacgggcggctcgggctccTTCGCCGCCTACGCCGAGGGCACCAACGTGCCGGACTCCAAGTTCACCAACTACGACGCGGGCGCCAATGGCCGGGCCCGCGGCTTCACGGCATACTCCCAGGAGGCCAACCACGGGGAGAACAGCTTCGCGGGCTACGGCAAGAGCGGCAACCGCCTGCGGGAGACATTCACATCCTACGGCAACGACACCAACACCCTCAGCTCCGGCTTCGCCAACTACGGCGAGTCCGCCAACGGCGCCACCGACACCTTCGCCGGGTACGGCGTCGAGGGGAACGTCCCCGAGAACACGTTCCGGAGctacggcgccggcggcaatgCCGGGGTGGATTCGTTCAAGGGGTACCGCGACGACTCCAATGTTGGCGACGACAGCTTCGCCTCCTACGCCAAGGGCGCCAACGGCGGGGCTGCCGAGTTCCGGAGCTATGGCGGTTCCGCCAACCCGGGCAGCGTCAGCTTCAAAGGCTACGGCGAAGGCAATAACCCCAACCACCACATTGGCTTCAAGGAGTATGCCGGAGACAACACCACCTTCAAGGCGTACGCCAAGACCGGCATGGACTTCAAGGGGTACCACAACACGTCAGGCAacgccgcggcggaggcaatgtcggcggaggcagcagcagcatcagggCATCATCAGCACATGAAGTGGTCCCCTGAGCCGGGCAAGTTCTTCAGGGAGAAGGAGCTCGTGGCTGGAAACCGAATGCCAATGCCGGACATCAGGGACAAGATGCCACCAAGGGCATTCCTGCCGAGGGACATCTCCAGGAAGATACCATTCGAGCCGAACGCAGTGTCGGAGGTGTTCGGGGTGCCGCTGGACTCCGCGATGGGGAAGGCGGTGGCGTCCACGGTGGCGGAGTGCGATCGGGCTCCCAGCCAGGGAGAGACCAAGAGGTGCGCGACCTCAGCGGAGGACATTGTGGACTTTGCCGTCGAGATGCTCGGCAATGACATTGTTGTGCACAGCACAGCCTCCCCAGCAGGCAGTGGCGGGGACATCAGGCTCGGCAGCGTCACCGGAGTCGACGGTGGCAAGGTGACACGGTCCGTGTCATGCCACCAGAGTCTGTTCCCATACCTGGTATACTACTGCCACTCTGTGCCCAAAGTGCGGGTGTACGCGGCTGAGATCATGGCCGTCGACTCCGATCAGAAGATCAATCATGGGGTGGCGATCTGTCACCTTGACACTTCTGATTGGAGCCCGGCTCATGGGGCGTTCGTCGCGCTCGGTGGGAAACCCGGTGAGACTGAGGTTTGCCACTGGATCTTTGAAGGCGATATGACATGGACAGTTGCAGATTGA
- the LOC100835643 gene encoding disease resistance protein RPP13: MEDANIEDALLLASDIEDGDSALLQAEMEDPITVSLGPMDRLLRRLHSFNAAEYNLPVGFTEDKIQNLKEDLQRLCVSLKDLSEEQEPSLTAKCGMKEARELCYDAEDLLDDATLCDIGASARSRRSSSRRLSIISWTPRKLKRRPQISTDLSELMARVVDANDRSASFLLEHKTVKPAFGQTGASQLPPLIQLPLEVLEEPTDKLVELLAFEEKQLKVVPIFGISGVGKTTVARTIYYRHGERFHCRAFVRVSRNPDMRRFFTSIISQIKAPHAHAFSDAHDLIDTIFKHLQGKRYLIIIDDLWTISVWDIISCAFPYADSCSRVVTTTQIEDVALSCCGYQSEYIFEMAPLNYREQRKLLFTTVFGSEGEYGCPEDFKEVSDGIVMKCGGSLLSTVNIASMLPRQPGLKMERWDNILRSLPSILKTNPIPDGMKEILYLIYIDLPPDLKTYLLYVSMYPEGYTIKKDELVKQWIAEGFLSGMEGVARGYFDELVNRGMLQPVHTSYTGEVLSCTVNHMVLDLIRYKSLEANFVITVDYLQSTLGLPDKVRRLSIQFGDAKSAKVPESIRMSHIRSLFFGGFFKCVPSIVEYRFLRVLVLHIWSDQDKTSYDLARIGELFRLRYLNIECNITIDLPDKIQGLKYLETLQIDARVCTVPSAIVHLQSLLHLCLPSDANLPHRIGQLRSLRTLGYFDLSSNATNSVMDLGKLTNLQDLHLTCSSSEFGNLKNNIKCLGLIVGKLSSLRCLTLVPTSSSYLNSLDDTGTSSTSSIGISFDGFIITSPPPALLQRLELLPPICIFSSIPGWIGELSKLCILKIEVMVLSSNDIDILKALATLTSLSLYVRTDPKRRIIFDSVGFSVLKYFNFMCTAPCMTFLEGSMPNVRKLKLRFNANKLERYDPMHAGFEYLSGLKEIFVKIGSVSGDESDKNDAERALLATISKHPSTPILNMQSVNWIFYGDKGGFTTAQEENNQTQEIQDVWLYASIDAEAGDSSPFQKKKEIQDVITEEYSDQQSEDPNKEPDSRTYMQSVRDFSSLVLRKTIFSWSIPRKPMEWSTIPGAPIEFKYKELRIGTNNFDEKMKLGQGGYGVVYRATIPGEHGQSMEVAVKRFSRANTKGQEDFLAEISIISRLRHRNLVKLVGWSYQNGVLLLVYDFMPNGSLDKHLFGGPNAPILNWKQRYTIVVGVASALNYLHHECGQVVIHRDIKPSNIMLDAAFNARLSDFGVACAVETDKTDNIGVVAGTLGYIAPECFHTGTVTWRSDVFGFGAVILEVVSGCRISRNNAAGCSMVEAVWKLHSTGRILEAVDPRLVEFDEDDVERLLLLALACSHPDPQERPRANAIVQMLMRSAPPPDVQLWMPTFMWPTKPAAFGNEHGDDLTFSYHASSSGWTKNSHGPSSSGWTTTSTT; encoded by the exons ATGGAGGATGCCAATATAGAGGATGCGTTATTGCTTGCATCGGATATTGAGGATGGGGATTCTGCTTTGCTTCAGGCGGAGATGGAGGATCCCATCACTGTATCACTAGGCCCCATGGATCGCCTCCTCCGACGGCTCCATTCATTCAATGCCGCTGAATACAATTTGCCGGTGGGATTCACTGAGGATAAGATCCAGAATCTCAAAGAAGATCTCCAGCGATTATGCGTTTCCCTCAAAGATTTGTCTGAGGAACAGGAACCTAGCCTGACGGCTAAGTGCGGGATGAAGGAGGCGCGGGAGCTTTGTTATGATGCGGAGGACTTACTTGACGATGCGACGCTCTGTGATATTGGCGCCAGTGCTCGCAGTCGCAGATCAAGCTCCCGTCGTCTTAGCATCATCTCTTGGACCCCCCGTAAGCTGAAGCGTCGCCCCCAGATCTCAACAGATTTATCAGAATTAATGGCTCGTGTGGTGGATGCGAATGATAGAAGCGCAAGTTTCCTGCTTGAGCATAAAACCGTCAAACCTGCCTTTGGACAAACCGGTGCCAGCCAACTTCCGCCGCTAATCCAACTGCCTCTCGAAGTGCTTGAGGAACCAACTGACAAGCTAGTTGAGCTGCTGGCTTTCGAGGAAAAACAACTGAAGGTGGTACCAATCTTTGGAATTTCAGGTGTTGGAAAGACAACAGTTGCAAGAACCATATATTATAGGCATGGAGAGAGATTCCATTGCCGGGCTTTTGTAAGGGTGTCACGAAATCCAGATATGAGAAGGTTCTTCACAAGCATCATCTCACAAATCAAGGCACCACATGCTCATGCTTTCTCTGATGCGCACGACCTTATTGACACAATTTTCAAACATCTTCAAGGCAAAAG GTACCTTATTATAATTGATGACTTATGGACAATATCAGTATGGGACATTATTAGCTGTGCTTTTCCTTATGCTGATTCTTGCAGCAGAGTAGTAACAACCACACAGATTGAGGATGTAGCATTGTCATGTTGTGGTTATCAGTCGGAGTATATATTTGAGATGGCACCTCTTAATTATCGTGAACAACGAAAATTACTCTTCACTACAGTTTTTGGCTCTGAAGGTGAATATGGTTGTCCTGAAGATTTCAAAGAAGTTTCAGATGGGATTGTTATGAAATGTGGTGGTTCACTGCTATCGACTGTAAATATAGCCAGCATGTTACCAAGACAACCAGGCCTCAAAATGGAGCGATGGGATAACATACTACGTTCCTTACCCTCCATTTTGAAGACAAATCCTATTCCAGATGGGATGAAAGAAATTCTATACCTTATTTACATTGATCTTCCTCCTGACTTGAAGACCTATTTGCTATATGTTAGTATGTATCCAGAGGGCTATACAATCAAGAAGGATGAGTTGGTGAAGCAATGGATAGCCGAAGGTTTTCTTAGTGGCATGGAAGGAGTCGCTAGAGGTTATTTTGATGAGCTTGTCAATAGAGGAATGCTCCAACCTGTACACACCAGTTATACTGGCGAGGTGTTGTCATGTACAGTTAACCATATGGTACTGGATCTTATCAGGTACAAATCCCTGGAGGCGAATTTCGTCATTACAGTTGACTATCTTCAGTCAACTCTAGGACTTCCTGACAAGGTTCGTCGACTATCAATCCAATTTGGAGATGCAAAAAGTGCGAAGGTACCAGAAAGCATCAGAATGTCCCACATTCGGTCACTTTTTTTTGGTGGATTCTTCAAATGTGTACCATCCATTGTGGAATATAGGTTTCTTCGAGTTTTAGTTCTTCATATATGGTCTGACCAAGACAAGACTAGTTATGACCTTGCTAGAATTGGTGAGCTATTTCGACTGAGATATCTGAACATTGAATGTAATATCACCATTGATCTTCCAGACAAGATTCAAGGGCTAAAATATTTGGAGACACTGCAAATAGATGCAAGAGTATGTACTGTTCCATCTGCTATTGTTCATTTACAGAGTTTGTTGCACCTTTGCCTTCCAAGTGACGCTAATCTGCCCCACAGAATTGGCCAACTGAGATCACTTCGCACTTTGGGGTATTTTGACCTTAGCAGTAACGCAACAAACAGTGTGATGGATCTCGGCAAGCTGACCAATCTCCAGGATCTTCATCTCACCTGTTCCTCATCAGAGTTTGGGAATCTGAAAAACAACATAAAATGCCTGGGCTTGATTGTTGGGAAACTAAGCAGCCTCAGATGTCTAACTCTGGTACCTACAAGCTCCTCTTATTTGAATTCCCTGGATGATACTGGTACTTCAAGCACTTCAAGCATTGGGATTTCTTTTGATGGTTTTATCATCACGTCCCCTCCTCCGGCCCTTCTTCAGAGACTTGAGCTGTTGCCACCAATTTGCATATTTTCCAGCATTCCTGGGTGGATCGGAGAACTCAGCAAACTTTGCATCTTAAAGATTGAAGTGATGGTGCTGTCGAGTAACGATATTGATATCCTCAAAGCATTGGCTACCCTTACTTCTCTTTCGCTGTATGTCCGTACTGACCCCAAAAGAAGGATTATCTTTGACAGTGTGGGATTCTCAGTTCTTAAATACTTTAATTTCATGTGTACTGCACCGTGCATGACATTTTTGGAAGGATCAATGCCCAATGTCCGAAAGCTCAAGCTAAGGTTCAATGCTAACAAATTGGAGCGATATGATCCGATGCATGCTGGCTTTGAGTACTTGTCAGGCCTTAAAGAGATCTTTGTAAAAATTGGGAGCGTCAGTGGGGATGAATCAGACAAAAACGATGCAGAGCGTGCATTATTGGCTACCATCAGTAAGCATCCAAGCACCCCCATCCTCAACATGCAATCGGTGAACTGGATTTTTTATGGCGACAAAGGAGGATTTACGACGGCCCAAGAAGAAAATAACCAGACCCAGGAAATACAAGATGTATGGCTGtatgcatcgattgatgcagaggccggggactcctccccttttcaaaaaaaaaaggaaatacaaGATGTGATCACAGAGGAATACTCTGATCAACAATCTGAAGATCCAAATAAAGAACCTGACAGCAG AACATACATGCAGTCAGTCAGGGACTTCTCGAGCTTGGTGCTCCGCAAGACCATTTTTTCCTGGAGCATCCCAAGAAAGCCCATGGAATGGAGCACCATCCCAGGAGCTCCCATAGAATTCAAGTACAAGGAGCTCAGGATAGGGACCAACAACTTCGACGAGAAGATGAAGCTGGGGCAGGGAGGGTATGGTGTGGTATACCGTGCCACCATACCCGGTGAACACGGCCAGAGCATGGAAGTGGCTGTCAAGCGGTTCTCGAGGGCTAACACCAAGGGACAGGAGGACTTCTTGGCAGAGATCAGCATCATCAGCCGCCTCCGGCACCGCAACCTCGTCAAGCTGGTTG GTTGGAGCTACCAAAATGGTGTGTTGCTGCTGGTATACGACTTCATGCCTAACGGCAGCTTGGACAAGCACCTCTTCGGCGGCCCGAATGCTCCAATCCTCAACTGGAAGCAGCGTTACACCATTGTTGTTGGCGTGGCGTCGGCCCTGAACTACCTCCACCACGAGTGCGGTCAAGTGGTGATCCACCGGGATATCAAGCCGTCGAACATCATGCTGGACGCCGCCTTCAACGCCCGGCTCAGCGACTTCGGTGTCGCCTGCGCTGTAGAGACTGACAAGACGGATAACATTGGCGTCGTTGCGGGAACGCTGGGATATATTGCACCGGAGTGCTTTCACACTGGCACGGTGACGTGGAGGTCGGACGTCTTCGGTTTCGGTGCTGTCATCCTGGAGGTCGTCTCTGGCTGCCGCATCTCCCGCAACAATGCCGCAGGGTGCAGCATGGTGGAGGCTGTGTGGAAGCTCCACAGCACGGGCCGCATCCTCGAGGCTGTCGACCCAAGGCTTGTCGAATTCGACGAGGATGACGTTGAGCGTCTTCTGCTGCTGGCACTCGCTTGCAGCCACCCTGACCCCCAAGAGCGGCCCAGGGCGAATGCCATTGTACAGATGCTGATGcgctccgccccgccgccTGACGTGCAGCTGTGGATGCCGACGTTCATGTGGCCCACGAAGCCGGCTGCCTTTGGGAACGAGCACGGTGATGATCTGACGTTTTCGTACCACGCCTCGTCGTCCGGGTGGACAAAGAACTCGCACGGCCCCTCGTCATCGGGGTGGACAACGACTTCTACTACGTGA
- the LOC100835951 gene encoding disease resistance protein RPP13 codes for MEVGAAVVGALLKSTLPKLLAAIGEKRKQLKGLEVDVGSINCELELIQSIIGCSSGIVVSDRWIAQLRRLADDIKDCIDRFHVGKTARTRFAGQIADLKKRSKDTRKQLESHIRMAKSGGASTSTEQTPLTADRPVGMKDAEQELLGLLQSEPEGKLKVISIIDFGGHGKTLLAKHVYHDRDVRSQFPQRAWVLAAGKEAPVVLKEIHQKVLLLNEQADVHAGSSSIAVPVAQVEKGKDIQKEVQVQENLLCTYVKNAANTSTSSDDDERVDSEGIHAATESTSNNNMDEKGKGVQIIVEEIHENGVHDAELGASTSNADQQAVVLQKTRRYLIVIDDVEMEELHDIISAFPWADGVGGRIIMMTTIQSEATRCRCGNGLPLALDSTSQFFIRELTETGFEEACLKLCDDALERMQRCNFQILSSLALHDLLLYFCLFPRDHPVRRNPLIRRWLAEGLVQPENVAVQNLETLINRNIIHPIQVGQNGKVSRCQPPGMMLDHISDKSMSENFITLFCGETSEPEHVRRLSLHPDSATNGRLNLPKDLSRLHTLAVFPTADVANYEDNLNYSKYDLLRVLDLKECSHLKEKHLKKICDLVLLKYLSLGDTIGQVPRKISRLQLLETLDMRRAETVTVPVQVILLPSLINLLGKFQLVEDDHKSKIHELEKFLSEDSKLERLSGFVTSNTEGFPQLMCHMGRLRKVKIWSDSTAAETNLTHLSEAIQKFIRKGLDMTRTDRSLSIDFHACSAKCSKPLMESLQAAGRLTSLKLHGKLTRFPQFDAKLVEELCLAWTNLSGDAILDGLSVLKLKLKYLKLVEDDLGPLDIRPHFKRLERICLVGVQSLHGITIRAGALPRLTSLHILSEALGLLPGIDITQLGGLEEVALHSGVDQGIKDGWQKAARNHHKRPNLLFIDHPNSNRDRDPQLLGTNVATAKKLHLQNFFPP; via the exons ATGGAGGTTGGTGCAGCTGTAGTCGGTGCCCTACTGAAGAGCACCCTGCCTAAACTCTTGGCGGCGATAGGAGAAAAAAGGAAGCAGCTGAAAGGCCTTGAGGTTGATGTTGGATCCATCAACTGTGAGCTCGAGTTGATCCAAAGCATCATTGGTTGCTCGAGTGGCATTGTTGTTAGTGATCGTTGGATTGCGCAACTCCGACGCTTGGCAGATGACATCAAGGACTGCATAGACCGCTTCCACGTTGGGAAGACGGCAAGGACCCGTTTTGCTGGCCAGATTGCTGACCTCAAGAAGAGATCGAAGGATACACGGAAGCAGTTAGAAAGCCATATCCGGATGGCTAAATCTGGCGGTGCATCGACCTCCACAGAACAAACTCCTCTGACTGCTGATCGTCCCGTGGGCATGAAGGATGCGGAGCAGGAGCTTCTCGGTCTTTTGCAGAGCGAACCGGAGGGGAAGCTGAAGGTGATCTCCATCATTGACTTCGGTGGCCATGGTAAGACTCTTCTGGCCAAGCATGTTTACCATGACAGGGATGTCCGCAGTCAGTTCCCTCAGCGTGCTTGGGTCCTTGCTGCCGGCAAGGAAGCGCCAGTGGTTCTCAAGGAGATACACCAGAAAGTGCTTCTTTTAAATGAGCAAGCCGATGTACATGCTGGTAGCTCCAGCATAGCCGTCCCAGTCGCACAAGTTGAGAAGGGCAAGGACATCCAGAAGGAGGTTCAGGTTCAGGAGAATCTTCTATGCACGTATGTCAAGAATGCTGCTAATACCTCTACCtccagcgacgacgacgagcgtGTTGACTCTGAAGGCATACATGCTGCGACTGAGAGTACCTCCAACAATAATATGGATGAGAAGGGCAAAGGCGTGCAGATTATTGTGGAGGAGATACATGAGAATGGTGTTCATGATGCTGAACTTGGTGCGAGTACCTCCAATGCCGACCAGCAGGCGGTAGTGCTTCAGAAGACCAGAAG GTATTTGATTGTAATTGATGACGTAGAGATGGAAGAGCTGCACGACATAATATCTGCCTTCCCTTGGGCTGATGGAGTGGGTGGCAGAATTATCATGATGACGACCATTCAGTCGGAAGCCACACGCTGCAGATGTGGTAATGGTTTACCACTTGCTCTGGATAGCACATCCCAGTTTTTCATTAGAGAGCTCACAGAGACTGGATTTGAAGAAGCCTGCCTCAAACTTTGTGATGATGCATTAGAGAGGATGCAACGCTGCAACTTTCAGATTCTATCTAGCCTTGCTCTCCATGACTTGTTGCTTTATTTCTGCCTGTTTCCGCGTGATCATCCTGTCAGGAGGAATCCTCTAATAAGGCGATGGCTAGCTGAAGGACTTGTACAACCAGAAAATGTGGCAGTCCAGAATTTGGAGACCCTCATCAACCGCAATATCATTCATCCCATTCAAGTAGGCCAAAATGGGAAGGTGAGCAGGTGCCAGCCTCCGGGCATGATGCTTGACCACATCTCCGACAAATCCATGTCAGAGAATTTCATCACCTTATTCTGTGGTGAGACCAGTGAACCGGAGCATGTCCGCCGGCTTTCTCTCCATCCTGACAGTGCTACAAACGGTCGCTTGAACTTGCCCAAGGATTTATCTCGTCTTCATACTCTGGCGGTATTCCCTACTGCAGATGTTGCCAATTATGAAGATAATTTGAATTATTCCAAGTATGACCTACTGCGAGTGTTGGATCTGAAAGAATGTTCCcatctgaaagaaaaacatcTGAAGAAAATATGTGACCTCGTACTGCTGAAATATCTGAGCCTCGGGGACACTATTGGTCAGGTTCCAAGGAAAATATCCAGGCTCCAACTGTTAGAGACACTCGACATGAGGAGAGCAGAAACAGTGACAGTGCCCGTACAAGTCATCCTGCTGCCCTCCTTAATAAACCTCCTTGGAAAGTTTCAACTTGTTGAAGATGATCACAAAAGCAAGATCCATGAACTCGAGAAGTTCTTGTCAGAAGACAGTAAACTGGAGAGGCTTTCAGGATTTGTCACTAGCAATACCGAAGGATTTCCACAGTTGATGTGTCATATGGGACGGTTGAGGAAGGTGAAAATATGGAGTGACTCCACTGCAGCTGAAACAAACTTGACTCATCTTTCAGAAGCCATCCAGAAATTCATTCGTAAGGGCCTCGATATGACCAGAACTGATCGGTCCCTTTCTATTGATTTCCATGCATGCTCAGCAAAGTGTTCAAAACCATTAATGGAGTCTTTGCAAGCTGCAGGCCGTCTTACCTCGCTCAAATTGCATGGCAAGCTGACACGATTCCCTCAGTTTGATGCAAAGCTAGTTGAGGAGCTTTGCCTTGCATGGACCAATCTTAGTGGGGATGCTATTCTAGATGGCTTGAGTGTGTTGAAACTGAAACTGAAATATCTGAAGCTGGTTGAGGATGACCTTGGTCCCCTCGACATACGGCCTCACTTCAAACGGCTGGAGCGGATATGTCTCGTGGGCGTGCAAAGCCTGCACGGCATAACAATCCGCGCAGGAGCTCTGCCTCGTCTTACCTCACTCCATATACTCAGTGAAGCTCTAGGTCTTCTTCCTGGCATCGACATCACACAGCTCGGAGGACTAGAGGAAGTTGCACTCCATTCTGGAGTCGATCAAGGAATAAAGGATGGATGGCAGAAAGCTGCAAGGAACCATCATAAAAGGCCCAACCTTCTGTTCATTGATCATCCCAACTCCAACAGAGATCGAGATCCTCAGCTTCTCGGAACAAACGTGGCAACTGCAAAAAAACTTCATTTGCAAAACTTCTTTCCTCCATGA